The following are encoded together in the Cicer arietinum cultivar CDC Frontier isolate Library 1 chromosome 2, Cicar.CDCFrontier_v2.0, whole genome shotgun sequence genome:
- the LOC101509561 gene encoding (+)-cis,trans-nepetalactol synthase NEPS2-like produces the protein MRLSGKVAIVTGGASGIGETTARIFVNEGARVVVIADVQDELGNQVATSIGNQRCSYIHCDVSDEDQVINLIQSTVNTYGQVDIMFSNAGIISPTLQSVLELDVSQLDRLLAVNVRGMALCVKHSAQAMVKGRVRGSIVCTGSVGGSEGSTTSTDYTMTKHAVLGLMRAASLQLATHGIRVNSVSPNALATPLTCKLLGGVSEDKAQDFYKSFARLEGVLLTPKHVADAVLFLVSNEAEFITGVDLRVDGGFSHGK, from the exons TTATCAGGCAAGGTAGCTATTGTAACAGGAGGAGCCAGTGGCATCGGCGAAACCACAGCACGTATCTTCGTTAACGAAGGTGCACGTGTGGTTGTGATCGCCGACGTCCAAGACGAACTCGGAAATCAAGTAGCTACATCCATTGGCAATCAAAGATGTAGCTACATTCATTGTGACGTGTCAGATGAAGATCAAGTCATAAATCTCATTCAATCAACTGTCAATACTTATGGACAG GTAGATATAATGTTCAGCAATGCTGGGATTATTAGTCCAACACTACAATCTGTGTTGGAACTTGACGTTTCCCAACTTGACCGCTTATTAGCGGTCAATGTTCGGGGAATGGCACTGTGTGTGAAACACTCGGCGCAAGCAATGGTAAAGGGGCGCGTGAGGGGGAGCATCGTGTGCACCGGAAGCGTTGGAGGTAGTGAGGGATCGACTACATCAACGGATTACACAATGACAAAGCACGCAGTGTTAGGGCTAATGCGTGCAGCGAGCTTGCAACTTGCAACACACGGCATAAGAGTGAATTCTGTCTCACCAAATGCATTGGCTACACCATTAACTTGTAAATTGTTGGGAGGTGTGAGTGAAGATAAGGCACAAGACTTTTATAAAAGTTTTGCGAGGCTCGAAGGAGTACTACTCACGCCCAAACATGTGGCGGATGCtgtattatttttagtttctaatGAGGCTGAGTTTATCACTGGTGTTGATCTAAGGGTAGATGGTGGATTTTCTCATGGAAAATAG